One genomic segment of Sphaerodactylus townsendi isolate TG3544 linkage group LG07, MPM_Stown_v2.3, whole genome shotgun sequence includes these proteins:
- the POC5 gene encoding centrosomal protein POC5 isoform X2, whose translation MDERRQRTVSTGQRKPGRSSAFATSTRTTRIEVSTSVKEPACQNMEGLCPVHSEETSGESSSSQRELQESNVTELSLSDERVTQIESILDLWSGSLKTNVLTELRKWKLHFIEHHRLEMSQEREKHAAHVRQLTNQLENLKELLHTYEISIGRKDEVIASLTHAIEKQKDRIELMKKFTKWRLQHFMSKQESRQEVFADKLANRLYEKGLLKKAWGIWRSSSHAKWKETVERACQSDAETVCVELSNGYEAKIQELNAALEEARSKLLEMQNKRQEYEDAMKKAFMRGVCALNLEAMTIFQGKEIKLDHVFDLSDKKAEPGAGATAAQLPQSQFDSPLPPAHSSLPPPPPPPPAAACPISVPAEDLFSSHQSHAITSQTRLDSASALIGLGAAGAGATTLSNLPLTRVVTSAQQKAGRTITARITGRSDFASKNRYSNNLAVFGVSPPMNSVVVEKHHPVTQQTISQATAAKYVRTSHHFPSSASTRPPGHSGKTPQPHSTIQSIKVVD comes from the exons ATGGATGAACGTAGGCAAAGAACTGTATCAACAGGCCAGAGGAAGCCAGGAAGAAGTTCTGCTTTTGCAACATCTACTCGGACAACAAGGATAGAAG tttcGACATCTGTAAAAGAACCTGCTTGTCAGAACATGGAGGGACTTTGTCCAGTCCATTCAGAAGAGACTTCTGGAGAATCATCATCTAGtcagagagagctccaagagtCAAATGTTACAGAGTTGAGTCTTTCTGATGAAAGAGTGACCCAAATAGAGAGCATACTTGATCTTTGGAGCGGAAGCCTGAAA ACAAATGTTCTAACTGAACTGAGGAAATGGAAGCTTCATTTTATTGAACATCACAGGCTGGAAATGAgtcaggagagagagaaacacgCGGCACATGTGAGGCAACTGACAAATCAGCTGGAGAACCTGAAGGAGCTGCTACATACGTATGAAATTTCAATAGGGAGAAAGGATGAG GTCATTGCCAGTTTGACGCATGCAATTGAGAAACAAAAGGACAGGATAGAATTAATGAAGAAATTCACCAAGTGGCGCCTTCAGCATTTCATGAGTAAACAAGAGTCCAGACAGGAG GTATTTGCAGATAAGTTGGCTAATCGGCTTTATGAAAAAGGTTTGTTGAAGAAAGCCTGGGGAATTTGGCGCTCTTCTAGCCATGCAAAGTGGAAAGAGACCGTGGAAAGGGCCTGCCAATCTGACGCTGAAACTGTATGTGTTGAGCTGTCCAATGGCTATGAAGCTAAAATTCAGGAG TTAAATGCTGCATTGGAGGAAGCAAGAAGTAAGCTCCTAGAAATGCAGAACAAAAGGCAGGAGTATGAAGATGCCATGAAGAAGGCCTTCATGCGTGGCGTCTGCGCGCTGAATCTAGAAGCAATGACCATATTTCAGGGCAAGGAGATCAAGTTGGACCATG TGTTTGATCTGTCAGATAAGAAAGCAGAACCTGGAGCTGGTGCTACAGCAGCGCAACTCCCCCAGTCACAATTTGATTCCCCTTTACCTCCTGCACACTCCtccttgccgccgccgccgcctccacctccagcagcagcatgTCCCATCTCTGTCCCTGCTGAGGATCTG ttttcttcCCATCAAAGCCATGCAATTACCTCTCAGACCAGATTAGACTCAGCCAGCGCATTGATAGGCCTTGGTGCTGCAGGAGCAGGTGCTACAACGCTCTCAAATCTG CCCTTGACAAGGGTTGTGACGTCTGCACAACAGAAGGCTGGAAGGACAATCACTGCTAGGATCACTGGGAGGTCTGATTTTGCATCAAAGAATCGATACAGTAATAATTTAGCTGTATTTGGAGTTTCTCCTCCCATGAACTCGGTTGTTGTGGAAAAACATCATCCAGTAACTCAA